From the genome of Pristiophorus japonicus isolate sPriJap1 chromosome 18, sPriJap1.hap1, whole genome shotgun sequence:
aacaacaacttatatttatatagcgcctttaacgtagtaaaacgtcccaaggcactacacaggagcgttataagacaaaacaaatacattttactctgagctgcataagaagaaattatggcaggcaaccaaaagctcggtcaaagaggtaggttttaaggagcgtcttaaaggagaaaagagaattggagagccggagaggtttagggagggaattccagagcttggggccgaggtacggccaccaatggcggagcgattataatcagggatgctcaagagggcagaattagaggagcgcagacatctcggggggttgtggggctgggggagattacagagatagggaggggcgagggccatggagggatttgtaaacaaggatggaaattttgaaatcgaggcgttgcttaaccgggagccaatgtaggttagcgagcacagggggtgatgggtgagcgggactcggtgcgagttataaTTGTATTAAAGTCATAAATGGTCCAAATAGTTACATTTCTATTAAAATTCCACTGTCCATATTTATATTGTACCCTGTCAATGTGAACTGGTCACTGTCATTACATCCCTcctctcaccttctctccctcaAACACCTTTATTTTTtgttccttctgtctctctccctccctctgtcacttccctttctccctctacctctccctcccctcctctcactctttctgcccaccccttccccctctctcctctctctccctcctctgtctcctcctcctcttccactctcTCACCAGCCCtttctcctctcccaccctcccctctctctcactccctcccctctatCTCCTCTTTcaccctcctctcactctcctctctctcaccctcccctctctccctctctcccctctctctccctcccacccctctcttaccctcccccctctccctctctctctcaccttcatcccctctctcctctctcagcCTCCCTTCTTCCCTCttgcactcaccctctctctcccttttctctctcctctcccaccctcccctctctctcccaccctcccctctctctcactccctcccctctctctcctctcaccctcctctctctctcctctctccctcgcccctctctcaccctcccctctctctctcctctctctcccctctctctctcaccctcccctcttcccctctctctctcaccctcccctctctcccctctctctctctcaccctcccctctctcccctctctctctgaccctcccctctctccctctctccctctctctctcatcctcccctctttccccgctcctctatccctctcccctctctttctctcaccctctcacactctgccctctctcaccctcccaaactctcccctcccctctctcactctctccctctccccctccctctcatctctcctctctctccctctcccctgctctcttCCCCCTTCTGGTTTCTCTTGCCCCAGTGTGTGGCGTTGTTTGTGAGTGCGCTGGAGGAACATTCTGTCGCCCCGATGAATAGTTACTGCTCTGTGACGGCTCACCTGGGGCCCGCAGCTAATCAGTCCACGGAAACAGAAAGTTTTGCGATACCAAAGGAGGAAGCTGAATCGGAGTGTTTGTGCTTTCGATGCTAACATTGCGCAGTGTGATACCACCGAGTGCACAATTCATGCAAACAATAACCAACAGGCGATGAACCTTTCTCATTTTAGATTGATTTTATTGGTAAAATAAGCAAATCAAACAACTCCAAACTCATTCataaatacaaaaaaaaagaggTTTTCAAATACAAATTGACATTTTAGTTTTAAAACTTGTAAACTTAATATAAATACATTGTAGAGCCTGTGGTCCCAGCACTTCCTCAAAAATAACCCCATTGTGCTGTCAGAGAATTGCTCTGTGTCTGCGATTTGGCACAGCTCCTGATCCTTTGGAGGGGAGCTCAGATGCAGCTAACATCCACAGCGACTGTGCGCTCTGTGGGAGCAGCCCTTGGCCCCCTTCACATTGcgggggggggcaaggagggggCTGCAGGTGGCCACGGGGCAGGGAACAAAACGGGGGCAGGAGTGGGACTTGCCCAAAGGCGGGGAGGGAGTGTAGAGACAGCAACGGGACCAAACCAGGAAGGTCGGCCCATGGAGTCAGTGGTAGGACTTACGGGCTGTTCGACCTGCAGAGGAGTCACCCAAGAGCATGGTTTTGGAGAGGTACATAAAACAGTTAAGAGACTGTTACTTTAACTGGCTTTTTTGACGTATATAATCagcgatttagacttgaatgtcgggggtatgattaagaagttttgcagatgacactaaaattgtccgtgtggttgataatgaagaagaaagctgtggacggcAGGAAtatgtcaatgaactggtcaggtgggcagaacagtggcaaatggaattcaatccggagaagtgtgaggtaatgcatttggggagggctaacaagccaagggaataaaaaataaatgataggacactgagaagtgtagaggaacaaagggacctgggagtgcatgttcacagatccctgaaggtagcgggccaggtggacaaagtggttaagaaggcatacggaatacttgcctttattagccgaggcatagaatacaagagcagggaggttatgcttaaactgtataaaacaccagttaggtcacaactagagtactgcgtgcagttctggtcaccgcatgacatgaaagatgtgattgcagtagagagggtacagaggagattaatgaggatgttgcctggactagagaattttagccatgaggaaagattggataggctggggttgttttctttggaacagaggaggctgaggggagactttattgaagtgtataaaattatgaggggcctagatagagtggataggaagaacctatttccctgagcagaggggtcaacaaccagggggcatagatttaaagtaattggtgggaggtttaaaggggatttgaggggaaatattttcacccagagggtggtgggggtctggaactcactgcctgaaagggtggtagaggcagaaaccctcatcgcatttaaaaagtacctggatgtacacttgaagtgctgtaacctacaaggctatggaccgagagctggaaagtgggattaggctggataggtctttgtcgaccggtgcggacacgatgggccgaatggactccttccgtgctgtaaatttctctgattctataacgGCGAGAGACACAGGCTCAAACCTGTAAAAGGTAAATTTAACACAGCAAGTGTCAGCACTCGTGGATCCTGAACCCCAACATGacaggagatgagaaggaatttcttcactcagtgagcggtgaatttttggaattctctgccccagagggctgtggaggctcagtcattgaatatattcaaggctgagatcgatagatttttggactctcggggaattgggggatatggggatcgggcaggagagtggagttgaggtcgaagatcagccgtgatcgtattgactggcggagcaggctcgaggggcatactgtatggctcctatttcttacgttcttaagttCCAACATGTGTTGGTGGCCGTGCATCCCATACCCAACATACCCCAGCATTTTCTTATTCAATATTACGAAGAAAACTCTCCTCAGATTCAGAAGACAAACCGTGGCCACAATTCTAGCTGACATATCGGAGAGGAAacttaattaaaacttttttaaaggaGGGAGGGCCCCAGGCTCTAATTCTTAATAGTTGGAAAATCAAAATACTGCATGTAAGCTGCTTTAACCAATGAAACATCAGCAATGTTATACAACCCATGCCAGCAGAAATGCCAAATGATGAAATACTCTGGCAGAGTATCGGGACGGGATGAATCGAAGCAGACGGTTCACGGGTCAACAGCCTAAACTAAGCAGCATCATTTATTCATTTACAATTGGAGGCAAGCGTGCAGTCGAATAAAAGTACAAACGTGTTGAAACGGCTATGGCGGCTGGAAGCttgattttatttttatttactcTTTGTAACACAGTGCCCAATCAGCTGTTAAATCACAGAGAGGAATTTCGCAAGTGTcgtgggggggaagggggtcgATGTTTGCGTTATGTTCATTTATTCAGGTAACGGGTCAACATACTTCAGAAACTGCTCAGTGCGTGGCCGTACTCCGGGACCCTGGCTTGACATGGGGGTGACCCATTTAAACCAGTCTTTGACCCGTCATCGCTTGATGCTTTTACGTTTTGTAAAACATTGTAAAAATTAATTGCCTGAATCAGCTTTGCAAAGTCTAGTTGGGGGATTTCAAGCTTTGTTTTTATAAAATATcatgccccgattttaactcccccctcccccccccccaccctccctccgccTGGCGGAAATCAGGCAAGGGGAGGTGAAGGGAACATTGTTCCCTGGGATTTGTCTTTGGGTGCACGTGGTCCCATTGACGCGCTGCGCGGCGCGTTTCGCATTTCCGCGCGGTTCTCCGGCTCACTCCATACCCGCCCCCATCCCCATTAAAATCAGGGCCCATCAGTCTGTAAATAAATTCAAATATATGAACCTTATTTTTTTTTAAGAAGGTTGCAGTCGTGTTTGTCGCTAATGTCTTACTGCCGCTTGtaagccattaaccggtccaggcagcgggcgggcgagggggtcgctcagcccgactgtctgcctctcttccgcggctatgttcacaccagggtgtccctggagatggagcacgcggtgtccaccggtacgctcacggccgtccgcgagaggtgggcgccggagggactggagtgcatcatcacccccggcaaccaaattttaatttgatttactgtctaaagtttaatttgtttaagttgtcggttttagtgcccccctgccaccttttagccagggggcacttgtataatttgtgtttctagtgccctaaaaaaaatcaggggagcacttgattactgatacagcttaaaaaatagttgtggagctgttgcattgtgaatggcttagccagtcacgggatgttcacaagactcaataaaacccccgtTAATCGAGTCAAGGCTCTCCATGATgatgcatgcagttgtgagcctggtggatgaaccggtcggGTTCAGTTTGACtgtcaaacctttgctaataaaccagctagttcttcacAGAAaatgtagctatgaattcttaagcagagaacccatgaagcaaacacattacagaaCTCTTTGTAAGTAAATGTCATTGTTGGGACTGGCTGAATAAACGTGGAGTGCTCGAACAATAGCAACTGCTTCACCAGTTGGGTCAAAAAGAAATGGCTGTGTTGTTTCTGGAAGACCCTTGCACCCTTCCATTGGACTTGCCAAAGTCCTACCATTCACAGCCGCCCAGGCACcctgctccggaattccctccctaaattcctCCACCTCTTTACCTCCTTGAAGACCCTGCGAAAAACCaacctctttggccaagcctttTGGTTAACCATTTCTCTCTTTGGCCCGGCGTCCATTTTTCTTTTGCGAGGCGCCTTGGCAGACTCTTCTGCCCCCTCCCAGCTCAAGTTGCCATGGCGATTCTGGACGATGCCGCAACATCGACAACCAGGGCGGGCGCGGTTGAGGGGGGTGCCAGTGGTTAAGAGGAACCAAGGTGTCTGAGGCCAGCTGGTGATGGCTGAACCTGACTTTAGCAAACCGTGGAGATGGGAATTCCTCTGGCTGCTACGTGTAGTGACATCATTCCGTTAGTGTATGTGGTTTCAATACAGTAGGTGGAATCTTCACAAACCCATTTATCTTGTTGCTACTCATACTGGACCAGAGAAGTTCTAACCCGCCCCACCCCCATTATTACTAAGCCATGTTGGCTCTGTAAAAGTCCCAACAAAGATAAAaatataaccccctccccccccaccacgcctcctccctcccctattGTCCTTTGTTAGTTATAGACCATTTCAATGAGGGGCCCAATATGTCCCATTGGGTGAAGGGACCCATTAGGgttagaggggtgggaggaggctcgtgtggcgtATTTACGCCGGCATTAGaccacttgggccgaatggcctgttcctgtactGCAGGCGCTGTGCAATTGTGGGATTTGGATTTGCCTCGGGCTCGGTGAGTTTAACTGAATGGTTGTACCGAAAGCGGCACTGGGGAAGGTGGGCACGGGACCTGGCAGTCTGGCTCACCCAATGCTAACGGCATCCCTGCCAACTAATCAGACTGGCATTGATGGCAAAGCCATGCATTGCAGAGAATGCCAATCTCCCGGCTGGCAGGAGGTGCGTGTTGGAAGGGGGCCAACCCGAGGGCATAACAAACCGAAATAAATTAAATCCTTTTACGGAACTAATATTCGGCAAATGATTCCCGGGGACGAGGCTTCCGAGGAGGCCGATGGTCGTGCGACTAACAGAGTTTGGCGATGTCACTCCTGGTGCAGCCCCGTTTGCAGCAGGTTCTGGCCACGCCAGCGCCGCGCTTGAAACGCGAAGGCTTCTCTTGCAAAGCGCCGAGGGACACCGGGGGTAACCTGGTTCCGCTTTCTTCATCCCAATCCTCACTTGACCTCTCGGGGGCCCCGTGGCCCTCAGAGTGAGGCAGGATCTGCTGGCTCTCCCCGATCGGGGTCTCTAGCTCAGTGTCTTCCATCTCTCCGATGTCGGGCTCCCCCATCGGCGAGTCCTGCAGGCTGTCGCCCAGTGAGTCCAACAGGGTACCTTCAATACAAACAACAAGCAAATGTattaggcactggagaaggtgcaacgagggtgctaccagaactgagaggttggtGTAATGTGTGCACCAGGTGAGTGTGCTGACAGGCGTGTGGAGCCGTtgccaccctgtgcggaggggagcgggcaggtcggagggcctcctcgtgggtctggtcctgggcctggccaaggggggccCTCAACTggaccaggcagcgggcggtcaagggggtcgttcagcccgactgcctgcttctcttccgcgggtacaaccgagccagggtgtccctggagatggagcacgcggtgtccaccggtacgctcgcggccttccgcgagaggtgggcaccagaggggctggagtgcatcatttcaacagggaacagaattttaatttgatctgattTGAAAAAGGTTCCCTTTAATTTCCAATTGTTAAattgtggtttttggtgccctcaaaaaaaggggcacttgatttaaagttgatttaaagttactttttttaaatagttgtagagctgttgcattgtgagtggcttagccagtcacatgatgttcacaagactcaataaaaccccagccagttgggttcgggggatccacgatggggcaggtggttgtgagcctggtggatgaactggtaatgtgtcgtatgattgttaaacctttgttaataaaccaactagttcttaatagcgatgtgttgctatgaattcttaagcaaaggacccacgaagcaaatactttACAGTTGGAACTCTCAGGAAAGATAGAACAGGCCGGGACTCTTTTCTCTGGAGTGAATTTTTAAAGTTGTATTTTTAAACATAATAAAGATCTGTATTTATCGACGCAGTTCgggtctccatattatgaaaagggatgtagaggcactgttgatggtgcaaaaaagatttacaaggatgataccagaactgcgaggttgtACGCATCAGGGAAGATTGAACCGGCCGGGATTCatctctctagaaaagagaaggctgagggctgacctgatagagatgtttaagattatgaaagggattgatcgggtagacgtagagaagatgctcccacttgtgggggagaccagaactgggggccataaatgtaagatagtcaccaagaaatccaatggggaattcaggagaaacttctttacccagagagcggtgagaatgtggaactcgctgccacagggaggggttgaggcgaatagtatcgatgcaattaaagggaggctggataaacacacgagggagaaaggaatagagggatatggtgatggggtgagatggagaagggtgggagggggctggtgtggagcataaaccccggcacggagcgatgggcccaatggcctgtttctgtgctctacACTCAATGTAATTCCATGGATTACACATTTATCTCAATAGCAAGCAACAACACTTTATTAACTGAACAATGAATGTATGCTGACCGATGAAATAGTGGCACATGTACAATCTCAAATTTTCATGGAGAGTCATTAATGGGGCAAAGATGCTGAGGAAGAATCTTCTGCAATCACATCTGCACGTTGCCCTTCCCATCCAATGGTCCCTCACAAATAATGGGGCGAGCTTCTAAACTTGGGATGAGACAAggtagagctttactctgtatctaaccccgtgctgtacctgccctgggagtgtttgatgggacagtgtagagggagctttactctgtatctaaccccgtgctgtacctgccctgggagtgtttgatggggacagtgtagagggagctttactctgtatctaaccccgtgctgtacctaccctgggagtgtttgatgggacagtgtagagggagctttactctgtatctaacccatgctgtacctgccctgggagtgtttgatgggacaatgtagagggagctttactctgtatctaaccccatgctgtacctgccctgggagtgtttgatgggacagtgtagagggagctttactctgtatctaacccatgctgtacttgccctgggagtgtttgatgggacagtgtagagggagctttactctgtatctaacccatgctgtacctgccctgggagtgtttgatgggacagtgtagagggagctttactctatatctaaccccatgctgtacctgccctgggagtgtttgatggaacagtgtagagggagctttactctgtatcttacctgtgctgtacctgccctgggagtgtttgatgggacagtgtagaaggagctttactctgtatctaacccatgctgtcgctgccctgggagtgtttgatgggacggtgtagagggagctttactctatatctaaccccatgctgtacctgccctgggagtgtttgatgggacagtgtagagggagctttactctgtatctaacccatgctgtacctgccctgggagtgtttgatgggacagtgtagagggagctttactctgtatctaacccatgctgtacctgccctgggagtgtttgatgggacagtgtagagggagctttactctgtatctaaccccctgtacctgccctgggagtgtttgatgggacagtgtagagggagctttactctgtatctaaccccatgctgtacctgccctgggagtgtttgatgggacagtgtagagggagctttactctgtatctaacccatgctgtacctgccctgggagtgtttgatgggatagtgtagagggagctttactctgtatctaaccccctgtacctgccctgggagtgtttgatgggacagtgtagagggagctttactctgtatctaaccccctgcttaTTGATGGCTGTAATTGGAAACAGTTACGTTCCTAAGCAGTGATATCCTTTAGCTTGATGAGCACAGAGCTACACCACAAAAAATAACAGTTTCAAATTACATAAAGCATCATTGTATAACTTGCTTGGTTGCACAAGTGTTAAATTCTGCAAACATCTTGGGTTATTTCCGCTGTCAACAGAGCCCGCTTTCTTAATACCATGTGTGCTATTTCCATTGGTACTTTTTCAACAACAACATCTCCTTCACCTTATCTAACCAGCACCTGCGGACCTGATGGGCCGGACATTTGAGGGGGTAAATCAGTCGGAGAAATTATCTCAGCCATTTGCGTCTGTCGCAGACCAAATAGCCAATGGAAATGGTTGCACGGAGAGTGTGGGACAAGCAGTGCCGAGCTGCACAATTAGCTGCTGGTCCTCAGGTTTACAAGGAGCACTGGGGCGTCCTGTCCTCGCCTCCTCACAACTCGATTGGTTATTTTTCGGATACAGACTATCACAAAGTAGAATTTTTGGAACTTTATGCCACTTCAGCTTCTGTGTTGAACTGAAGGACGGAGGAATGTTGCAGTCACACATTGTGCTCTTCACAACCACCACCATTTTCCACTCTTACAACACCATCAGCAAATAACACGCTGGGCTGGGCTGAGGTTACTTTTGAACGCTTGTGAAATCTCCCCCCGTGAGAATTCATCGaaggtacagcacagaaacatggaaacacaggagcaggaggtggccattcagcccctcaaacctgttaccatagaaacaggagaaggccattcagcccctcgagcctgttaccataggaacaggagaaggccattcagtcccttgagcctgttaccataggaacaggaggtggccattcagcccctcgagcctgttaccatagaaacaggagaaggccattcagccttttgagcctgttaccataggaacaggagaaggccattcagcccctcgagcctgttaccataggaacaggaggaggccattcagccccttgagcctgttaccataggaacaggagaaggccattcagcccctcgaacctgttaccataggaacaggagaaggccattcagcccctcgagcctgtaccaccattcaatgagaccatggctgatttgcgacctaactccatataaccGCCATTCGGCCCAAATGGTCCGTGccgggtgtttatgctccacatcagccccctcccacccctcgtcatctcaccccatcaccatatccttcctttcctttctccctcgtgtgtttatctagctttccctttaattgcatcgatactattcgcctcaaccccttccctgtggcagcgagttccacattctcctgaattcccccttggatttattaatgactgtcgtatattgatggccccagttctggtctcccccacaagtgggaacatcttctctatgtctaccctatcaaatcctttcataattttaaacatctctatcaggtcaccccacagccttctcttttctagagaaacgaACCCCGGCCGGTTCATTCTCCCCTGATAGAtgtaacctcgcagttctggtatgattcgagtaaatcttttttgcagcttctccagtgcctctatatcctttttataatacggggcccagaactgtgcacagtactccaagtgtgatctcaccaaggctcaGTAAAAGTTTAAGATAACTTCTCAGCTTTTCAGTTCTATCGCTCTATGAACCctagtgtttgttttttttttatgaccttattaacctgcgtcgctacattTGGTAATTTGTGTATCTGTGCCCCCAGATCCCCCCTGCTCCccgaccccatttagactcttattttgcaAGGAGTACGCAGCCTCCTTTAATCCTCCTCCCAAAATATACCTACCACCCTCACATTTATCTTTAAAATTGATACATTCAGGGTTTACCTTCTGTAGATCATTTAatatttgtttccactggtcggggagactagaactagggggcacagcctcaaaatacgggggagccaatttaaaaccgagttgagaaggaatttcttctcccagagggttgtgaatctgtggaattctctgcccgaggaagcagttgaggctagctcattgaatgtattcaagtcacagatagatagatttttaaccaataagggaattaagggttacggggagcgggcgggtaagtggagctgagtccacggccagatcagccatgatcttgttgagtggtggagcaggctcgaggggctagatggcctactcctgttcctaattcttatgttcttacgttataaTATTTTAAACATGCTTTAACCAGAGATTGGTTATTTTTTTAACCTTGCTCACAActcaatcctcccccccccccccactcttgtaCCGATTGCTGTTCTCTGCAGCCTTTCCAACTCTTGCACAAAACGCTCCCCATGTTCAAAGTAACGCAGTCGCAACAACCTCGTAGCGATCGTCCGCACCCCATttgctgccctcccccccccccagaccccccccccccacccgctgcaTACCTTGCGTCCATAGTGCCCAACGCAGACAGAACTCACTTACCGTCCGGgtaagttatccccggtgccctggggccaatatttatccctcaacatcgctaaaaacagacgatctgggtcattatcacgttgctgtttgtgggagcttgctgtgcgcaaattggctgccgcgtttctcccaTTACCACGGCGActgcacttcacaaagtacttcattggctgtaaagcactttgtgatgtccggtggc
Proteins encoded in this window:
- the LOC139229131 gene encoding relaxin-3-like; the protein is MKPLSCLMASGLVVAAAVAAGLLPGSEAQPSDPGVRLCGRDFVRAVIISCGGSRWKRYSTEENAERRSIYSTLLDSLGDSLQDSPMGEPDIGEMEDTELETPIGESQQILPHSEGHGAPERSSEDWDEESGTRLPPVSLGALQEKPSRFKRGAGVARTCCKRGCTRSDIAKLC